The Lactuca sativa cultivar Salinas chromosome 2, Lsat_Salinas_v11, whole genome shotgun sequence genome includes a window with the following:
- the LOC111903222 gene encoding F-box protein At4g00755 isoform X1 has translation MYACWISFMNCYRYPICASELQSVKITLDLEFMEEFCDFLQWLGADMSIKILASLENPTDLVRASAVSSSWRRFIVMNGLAKQLCIRMFPEVSSVAHVIEVNDRIEPLQIRHETSMEWSCLEREHRVYAFLARGLTTFMRKDCILEAIVASSTDNYPQESIHHTLEPGDRVDQRASYWSSEGAVDPAVPETLVYKLVANLCVITEIHIHPFQAYFQFGFPIYSAKAVRFRLGHLKPAYEIENDMKDESTAALRFIRDNVVWTYTSPSFPMAQESRLQKFKLPEPALCIGGILQIELLGRVQKQEMDEKYYICVSHVQVVGRPLSPAFDADIMDPSGKCTLKYYSDADYCCSPIKNCEAEASTSPSRFRSFTASIRGWEQMIFNTLLGGGMMVGNDDSDDDDDDEVIE, from the exons ATGTACGCGTGTTGGATTTCATTTATGAATTGCTATAGATACCCGATTTGTGCTTCAGAATTGC AATCTGTGAAGATAACATTAGATTTGGAGTTCATGGAGGAATTCTGTGATTTCCTACAATGGCTTGGAGCAGATATGTCCATAAAGATACTAGCGAGTTTAGAGAACCCAACAGACCTTGTTCGTGCTAGTGCTGTTTCAAGCTCCTGGCGTCGATTTA TTGTCATGAATGGCCTTGCTAAGCAGCTTTGCATAAGAATGTTTCCTGAAGTATCAAGTGTTGCTCATGTTATAGAAGTGAATGATAGGATAGAACCTCTACAAATCAGGCATGAAACTTCAATGGAATGGTCATGCTTGGAAAGGGAACACAGAGTATATGCATTTTTAGCAAGGGGTTTAACCACTTTTATGAGAAAAGATTGCATATTGGAAGCCATTGTTGCATCAAGCACTGATAACTATCCTCAAGAAAGCATCCATCACACATTAGAACCAGGTGACAGGGTTGATCAAAGGGCTTCATATTGGTCAAGTGAAGGGGCAGTTGACCCTGCAGTTCCTGAAACATTAGTATATAAACTTGTTGCAAATCTTTGTGTGATAACTGAGATCCACATACACCCGTTTCAAG CAtattttcaatttggttttcCAATTTATTCTGCAAAAGCTGTGAGATTTCGATTGGGGCATTTGAAGCCAGCTTATGAGATTGAAAATGACATGAAAGATGAGTCTACAGCTGCTCTGAGGTTTATTCGTGATAATGTTGTGTGGACATATACATCTCCATCGTTTCCCATGGCACAG GAGAGCCGGCTGCAAAAGTTTAAGCTACCAGAACCGGCTCTATGCATCGGAGGGATCTTGCAGATAGAGTTGTTGGGTAGAGTTCAAAAACAAGAAATGGATGAGAAATACTACATATG TGTGTCTCATGTGCAAGTGGTGGGACGGCCTCTGTCCCCTGCGTTTGATGCGGATATAATGGATCCGAGTGGAAAGTGTACACTGAAATACTATTCAGATGCCGATTATTGCTGTTCCCCTATAAAAAATTGTGAAGCCGAGGCAAGTACTAGTCCTTCCCGATTCCGTTCCTTCACTGCAAGCATAAGAGGTTGGGAACAAATGATTTTCAACACATTACTTGGTGGCGGAATGATGGTCGGAAACGATGAttccgatgatgatgatgatgatgaggtcaTCGAGTAA
- the LOC111903221 gene encoding F-box protein PP2-A11, giving the protein MGSGFSTADEDGSDPAKNSRKRSPGLGELPENCLAMVLSYLDPPDICNLARTNRAFYHASSADFIWESKLPENYRILARKLVLYDGSLACFGKKDIYAGLCSPVRFSSGTKEVWIEKKSGGMCMLVSWKGMKITGIDDRRYWSHIPTLQSRFYSIAYLKQMWWLEVEGDVEFEFPPGSYSLFFSLQLGKPCKGKNRQCSSITPQVYGWNIKPVRFQFSVSNGQHVTSEQFLNEQGKWLRYHVGDFVIEDLCNPTKIKFSMTQIDCTHQKGGLALDSLFICRNQLASGR; this is encoded by the exons ATGGGGTCTGGTTTTTCCACCGCCGACGAGGACGGATCTGATCCGGCGAAGAATAGTAGAAAACGATCGCCGGGTCTTGGAGAGTTACCGGAGAACTGTTTGGCTATGGTTCTGTCATACTTAGACCCACCTGATATCTGTAACCTGGCCAGAACCAATCGGGCTTTTTATCATGCATCGTCTGCTGATTTTATATGGGAATCCAAGTTGCCTGAAAACTACCGGATTCTCGCCAGGAAACTGGTGTTGTACGATGGGAGTCTTGCATGTTTTGGGAAGAAAGACATTTATGCGGGTTTGTGTTCTCCCGTTCGCTTCTCCAGTGGTACAAAG GAAGTGTGGATAGAGAAAAAAAGCGGAGGAATGTGCATGTTGGTTTCCTGGAAGGGGATGAAGATAACAGGCATCGATGATCGCAGATACTGGAGCCACATTCCCACGCTCCAATCAAG ATTCTACAGCATTGCATATCTCAAACAAATGTGGTGGCTAGAAGTAGAAGGAGACGTGGAGTTTGAGTTTCCACCAGGGAGTTATAGCCTTTTCTTCAGTCTCCAACTCGGAAAACCATGCAAAGGGAAAAACCGACAATGCTCATCAATCACTCCGCAAGTCTATGGTTGGAACATCAAGCCTGTTAGGTTCCAATTTTCAGTATCCAACGGTCAGCATGTAACATCAGAACAATTTCTAAATGAGCAAGGAAAATGGTTACGTTATCATGTTGGGGATTTTGTGATTGAGGACTTGTGTAACCCCACAAAAATTAAGTTTTCAATGACACAAATTGATTGTACTCATCAGAAAGGTGGTTTAGCGTTAGACTCATTATTCATTTGTCGTAATCAGCTTGCAAGTGGACGATGA
- the LOC111903222 gene encoding F-box protein At4g00755 isoform X2, which produces MEEFCDFLQWLGADMSIKILASLENPTDLVRASAVSSSWRRFIVMNGLAKQLCIRMFPEVSSVAHVIEVNDRIEPLQIRHETSMEWSCLEREHRVYAFLARGLTTFMRKDCILEAIVASSTDNYPQESIHHTLEPGDRVDQRASYWSSEGAVDPAVPETLVYKLVANLCVITEIHIHPFQAYFQFGFPIYSAKAVRFRLGHLKPAYEIENDMKDESTAALRFIRDNVVWTYTSPSFPMAQESRLQKFKLPEPALCIGGILQIELLGRVQKQEMDEKYYICVSHVQVVGRPLSPAFDADIMDPSGKCTLKYYSDADYCCSPIKNCEAEASTSPSRFRSFTASIRGWEQMIFNTLLGGGMMVGNDDSDDDDDDEVIE; this is translated from the exons ATGGAGGAATTCTGTGATTTCCTACAATGGCTTGGAGCAGATATGTCCATAAAGATACTAGCGAGTTTAGAGAACCCAACAGACCTTGTTCGTGCTAGTGCTGTTTCAAGCTCCTGGCGTCGATTTA TTGTCATGAATGGCCTTGCTAAGCAGCTTTGCATAAGAATGTTTCCTGAAGTATCAAGTGTTGCTCATGTTATAGAAGTGAATGATAGGATAGAACCTCTACAAATCAGGCATGAAACTTCAATGGAATGGTCATGCTTGGAAAGGGAACACAGAGTATATGCATTTTTAGCAAGGGGTTTAACCACTTTTATGAGAAAAGATTGCATATTGGAAGCCATTGTTGCATCAAGCACTGATAACTATCCTCAAGAAAGCATCCATCACACATTAGAACCAGGTGACAGGGTTGATCAAAGGGCTTCATATTGGTCAAGTGAAGGGGCAGTTGACCCTGCAGTTCCTGAAACATTAGTATATAAACTTGTTGCAAATCTTTGTGTGATAACTGAGATCCACATACACCCGTTTCAAG CAtattttcaatttggttttcCAATTTATTCTGCAAAAGCTGTGAGATTTCGATTGGGGCATTTGAAGCCAGCTTATGAGATTGAAAATGACATGAAAGATGAGTCTACAGCTGCTCTGAGGTTTATTCGTGATAATGTTGTGTGGACATATACATCTCCATCGTTTCCCATGGCACAG GAGAGCCGGCTGCAAAAGTTTAAGCTACCAGAACCGGCTCTATGCATCGGAGGGATCTTGCAGATAGAGTTGTTGGGTAGAGTTCAAAAACAAGAAATGGATGAGAAATACTACATATG TGTGTCTCATGTGCAAGTGGTGGGACGGCCTCTGTCCCCTGCGTTTGATGCGGATATAATGGATCCGAGTGGAAAGTGTACACTGAAATACTATTCAGATGCCGATTATTGCTGTTCCCCTATAAAAAATTGTGAAGCCGAGGCAAGTACTAGTCCTTCCCGATTCCGTTCCTTCACTGCAAGCATAAGAGGTTGGGAACAAATGATTTTCAACACATTACTTGGTGGCGGAATGATGGTCGGAAACGATGAttccgatgatgatgatgatgatgaggtcaTCGAGTAA